Sequence from the Actinocatenispora sera genome:
CCGACCAGCCCGCGGTGCACCTGGTCGGCGCCTCGTACGGGGCGAGCCTCGCCCTGCACGCCGGGCTCGACGCACCCGGCGGGCTGCGCAGCCTCGCGCTGTTCGAACCGCCGCTGTTCGCCGCCGGCCCGCGGATCGTGCCGCTGGCGCGGCGGTACGCGGAGGCCTTCGAGCTCGGCGACAGCGACACCACCGCCGCGATCCTGAACGAGGTCACGCAGGTACCGGCGGAGATCGTCGCGGCCTTCGCCGCGGCGGCGCCGGCCCGGCCGGATCCGGTGGAGGCTCGGCGATCCGGACTCGGCTGGCGGCACGATCTGGACGCGCTCGCGGCCGACGGCACCGACCTGACCCGCTGGTCCGGCGTACGGCTGCCGACCCTGCTGATGACCGGCACCGAGACGTGGTCGCCGATGCCGGAGACGATGCGCGGTCTCGCCGCCGCGCTGCCGCAGGTCACGCTCGTGCCGCTGGCCGGCCAGTCGCACTTCGCCACGATGACCGCGCCGGACCTGGTCGCCGACACGATTCGCACCTTCCTCGCCGAACGCGGCTGACGGCTCCCTCGCCACACTCGGCCGACGGTTTCCTCGCCACACTCAGCCGACGGCTCCCTCGCCGCACTCGGCCGATGGTTCCCTCGCCGCACTCGGCTGACGGCCGGGCCCGGCGTCGACCGGGCCCGGCCGCACGGGAGATCGTCCGATCGGCCGGACACCGTCGTCGGGAGCGGCGGTGCCGGTCAGCCGGTCGCCACGGGAAGGTCGGTGCGGCGAAGCAGCAGCGGCGCGACGAGGGTACCGGCGACGAGCAGCGCAGCGGCGACGACGATCGGGGCGCGCAGGCCGTACCGGTGGGCGACGAAGCCGGCGGCCAGCGCGCCGAGCGGGCCGACGCCGAGCGTCACGAGCCGGAACGCGCTGGTGACCCGGCCGAACAGCGCGTCGGGTACCAGCGACTGGCGCAGCGAGACCGCGACCACGCCCCACAGCCCGTTCGCCGCGCCGAAGACACCGACTGCCACGGCCGCCGGTACCGGGTGCGGGGCGAGCGCGATGCCCGCCGCCCCGAGCGCACCGAGTACCAGCGCGGTCAGCAGCGCCGGCCGGCCGCCGATCGCCCTCGCGAGCCGACCGGCCAGCAGCGAGCCGAGCACGCCGCCGACCGCGAAGGCCGCCACGAGCAGCCCGTACCCGAGGCTGTCCAGGTGCAGCACGTCGCGGGTGTAGAGCACCAGCAGCGCCACCGCGACCGTGGTGACCAGATTGATCAGCGCCCCGTACCAGCAGAGGCGGCGCAGCAGCCGGTGCGCGAGCAGGAACCGCAGCCCGGCCCCGATGTCGCTGCGCAGCGACGTGCGGGTGCGCCCGGCGTGCACCGGCGAAGCAGCGCCGACGCCGCGTACCGACGGGGCCGCAGCCTCGCCGCGCACCGGCACCGCAGCCTCGTCGCGCACCGGCACGGCGGCGTCGTGGGCAGGCGCCGCGAGCGTTCCACCGGTACCCGCCGGCGCGGCGGTCCGGTCGCTGCGGGTCGGCGCGGCGGTGCGGAGGGTGTGCGGTGCGGCGGCCACCGGGATCGCCGCGACGAGGGCGGCGGCGACCGCGAAGCTCGCCGTGTCGACCAGGAACGGGGCGGCGGCGTACAGCGTGAACAGGGTGGCGCCGACCGGCGCGCCGAGCAGCGTGTCGGCGACCAGGGTGCCGGCTTGCAG
This genomic interval carries:
- a CDS encoding MFS transporter, whose amino-acid sequence is MRRESDLDGAARGTAGRWRTLRRPRPFGLLWGAGTISALGDGVHWIALPLLAASVTSDPRLVSLVSVAEQLPWVLFGLLAGALADRVDRRRVLWRLDLVRAGIVAVLAGTVLTDSVTLPVVLLVAFTLTTVGTVYDAASAAMVPALVPVAERPAANGRLQAGTLVADTLLGAPVGATLFTLYAAAPFLVDTASFAVAAALVAAIPVAAAPHTLRTAAPTRSDRTAAPAGTGGTLAAPAHDAAVPVRDEAAVPVRGEAAAPSVRGVGAASPVHAGRTRTSLRSDIGAGLRFLLAHRLLRRLCWYGALINLVTTVAVALLVLYTRDVLHLDSLGYGLLVAAFAVGGVLGSLLAGRLARAIGGRPALLTALVLGALGAAGIALAPHPVPAAVAVGVFGAANGLWGVVAVSLRQSLVPDALFGRVTSAFRLVTLGVGPLGALAAGFVAHRYGLRAPIVVAAALLVAGTLVAPLLLRRTDLPVATG
- a CDS encoding alpha/beta fold hydrolase; this encodes MNTAAYQDFQLTTDDGVSLAGRHAGLGEPVLFLHGSGGGLHSWAGIADRLADEYQVWLVARRGYGPSGQPAPGKRFADEVADVRRLVRHIGATHGTDQPAVHLVGASYGASLALHAGLDAPGGLRSLALFEPPLFAAGPRIVPLARRYAEAFELGDSDTTAAILNEVTQVPAEIVAAFAAAAPARPDPVEARRSGLGWRHDLDALAADGTDLTRWSGVRLPTLLMTGTETWSPMPETMRGLAAALPQVTLVPLAGQSHFATMTAPDLVADTIRTFLAERG